The Oleispira antarctica RB-8 genome contains the following window.
GTAACGGTTATTGTTGTATTGGGTATATTATCAACAGGCAGTGTGCACTTTATTTCAAATTCGGCAAAGGGTTTGGTCGATAGTGCAGAACGTCAAGCATTAGCGAGTACTGCAACCATCGCAATAGAAAAAGTATTGAGGGAAGTTCGTAGAGCTTTGCCAAATAGTGTGCGAAATTTTGAGGATGATGGCAATAGCTGTTTAGAGCTCGTGCCGATTTTGCACAGCAGTGAGTATGTATCAATTCCAATTGCAGCAGCAGAAACAAAGTTTGATGCGATTAAATTTGTCACTGCCTCAGGCACAGAATCCGGTTATGTTGCCGTTTATCCTAATAGTATTAATTCTGTATACAGTGCCAATCAGGCTATTTCAACGAATAAAGCGACCGCTGGTGTTGTAAATATTCCTGGGCCAGAGTTACAAGAAATCCTTTTTAACGGAGGTTCCTTGTATCGTTTTTTGACGGACTCACCAGGAAAACGATTTTTTTTAGTCGATGAACCCATCAGTTTCTGTGAGGATTCGAATGGACGTTTATGGCGTTATCAGGATTATGGTTTTCATCTTGATAGTACTTCTAGCATTCCTACATCAGGTAGTGATCGCTTATTAATTGCTGATTCGTTACAACAAAATAGTTTGTCTTTTAATGTTACCCCTGCTCAGCTACAAAGAAATGCAGTCGTGCGAATGAGCTTAATTGTTGAGCGTAAAGGTGCAACAAGTGAACAAGTGGATATGAGTCAAGAGGTGCAA
Protein-coding sequences here:
- the mshO gene encoding MSHA biogenesis protein MshO, with amino-acid sequence MASFNQLNISTIKKNAAFTLVELVTVIVVLGILSTGSVHFISNSAKGLVDSAERQALASTATIAIEKVLREVRRALPNSVRNFEDDGNSCLELVPILHSSEYVSIPIAAAETKFDAIKFVTASGTESGYVAVYPNSINSVYSANQAISTNKATAGVVNIPGPELQEILFNGGSLYRFLTDSPGKRFFLVDEPISFCEDSNGRLWRYQDYGFHLDSTSSIPTSGSDRLLIADSLQQNSLSFNVTPAQLQRNAVVRMSLIVERKGATSEQVDMSQEVQLRNVP